The following are from one region of the Nymphaea colorata isolate Beijing-Zhang1983 chromosome 7, ASM883128v2, whole genome shotgun sequence genome:
- the LOC116257327 gene encoding non-specific lipid transfer protein GPI-anchored 1-like isoform X2, with protein MAKTLLVVALLLVAVVGRSSAELSADEQKKCQAEVTKLMDCLPYAQKSTNEPTAKCCASVTDIRTADAACLCYLLAATLKGDDAVKQLNLDSSRMLALPNVCKLQNTSISDCPAQLKLSPNSPDYALFNSSATPGALPKVSTTTTTTTTTSAGSPSLDAYSIQLPFSSFAIYAVSVAVAAFFVIFLTWP; from the exons ATGGCCAAGACGCTGCTGGTGGTGGCGCTGCTGCTCGTGGCCGTCGTCGGCCGGTCGTCGGCGGAGCTCTCCGCCGACGAGCAGAAAAAGTGCCAGGCCGAGGTGACGAAGCTGATGGACTGCCTCCCGTACGCGCAGAAGTCGACCAACGAGCCCACGGCGAAGTGCTGCGCGTCGGTCACCGACATAAGGACCGCGGACGCCGCGTGCCTTTGCTACCTCCTCGCCGCCACCCTCAAGGGCGACGACGCCGTCAAGCAGCTCAATCTCGACAGCTCCAGGATGCTGGCCCTCCCTAACGTTTGCAAGCTTCAGAACACCTCCATCTCCGACTGCCCAG CACAACTGAAGTTGTCGCCGAACTCGCCGGACTACGCACTCTTCAACAGCTCAGCTACTCC AGGCGCTCTACCAAAGgtatcaacaacaacaacaacaacaaccacaACCAGTGCAGGATCGCCATCTTTGGATGCTTATAGTATCCAATTGCCTTTCAGTAGCTTCGCCATTTACGCGGTTTCTGTCGCTGTCGCTGCATTCTTCGTCATCTTCCTAACCTGGCCATGA
- the LOC116257327 gene encoding non-specific lipid transfer protein GPI-anchored 1-like isoform X1, whose protein sequence is MAKTLLVVALLLVAVVGRSSAELSADEQKKCQAEVTKLMDCLPYAQKSTNEPTAKCCASVTDIRTADAACLCYLLAATLKGDDAVKQLNLDSSRMLALPNVCKLQNTSISDCPAQLKLSPNSPDYALFNSSATPAPGALPKVSTTTTTTTTTSAGSPSLDAYSIQLPFSSFAIYAVSVAVAAFFVIFLTWP, encoded by the exons ATGGCCAAGACGCTGCTGGTGGTGGCGCTGCTGCTCGTGGCCGTCGTCGGCCGGTCGTCGGCGGAGCTCTCCGCCGACGAGCAGAAAAAGTGCCAGGCCGAGGTGACGAAGCTGATGGACTGCCTCCCGTACGCGCAGAAGTCGACCAACGAGCCCACGGCGAAGTGCTGCGCGTCGGTCACCGACATAAGGACCGCGGACGCCGCGTGCCTTTGCTACCTCCTCGCCGCCACCCTCAAGGGCGACGACGCCGTCAAGCAGCTCAATCTCGACAGCTCCAGGATGCTGGCCCTCCCTAACGTTTGCAAGCTTCAGAACACCTCCATCTCCGACTGCCCAG CACAACTGAAGTTGTCGCCGAACTCGCCGGACTACGCACTCTTCAACAGCTCAGCTACTCCAGCTCCAG GCGCTCTACCAAAGgtatcaacaacaacaacaacaacaaccacaACCAGTGCAGGATCGCCATCTTTGGATGCTTATAGTATCCAATTGCCTTTCAGTAGCTTCGCCATTTACGCGGTTTCTGTCGCTGTCGCTGCATTCTTCGTCATCTTCCTAACCTGGCCATGA